The Gammaproteobacteria bacterium DNA segment AATCGAGTGTTCCCAAAAACGCGGTTGCCAGACGGGCGTGCCATTGCCGCCGGGATGCCGCGTAAGCCGGCGTGTCAAATATTTTTTGATTTCTCGCCAGCGCCCGGAAAAATCGTCATCGGTTTCCGGCAACCGCCAGATACAGTGAAGGTGATCGGGCAGGACAACCATCGCTTCGATGTCGAAGGGCCGTGATTGTTTGACCGTGCGCATCGCCTTTCGCAGAAGGTCGACTGGCTCGGGCGTGTTGAAGACGGGCCGGCGAGACCAGCAGACCACGGTGAAGAAATAACAGCCTCCAGGCATGTAGAATCGGCGGTAATCGCTGATGATGGCATGCTCCTTATGTCCGATCTATTTGCGGGATTGCCGGATGCGCTACGCT contains these protein-coding regions:
- a CDS encoding transposase, with product MSDYRRFYMPGGCYFFTVVCWSRRPVFNTPEPVDLLRKAMRTVKQSRPFDIEAMVVLPDHLHCIWRLPETDDDFSGRWREIKKYLTRRLTRHPGGNGTPVWQPRFWEHSIRDDEDMQRHMDYVHYNPVKHGLVSAPVDWPYSSFHAAVRRGLYSRDWGSACPEAIRLMDFE